GACAGACCAGGTGGATGCGCTGACCACGCTCTCGACCGACCCGATGAAATACCTCGTCACGCCGCGGCTGCTGGCGGCGACGCTGGCCATGCCGCTGCTGGTGATCGTGGCGAACATCCTGGGCGTGCTGGGCGGCTTCCTGATCGGCACGGTGAAGCTCGGCTTCGTCGCGCAGACCTATCTCGACAACACCTGGGACGTGCTGGAGGTGATGGACGTGGTCAGCGGCCTGGTGAAGGCCGCCGTCTTCGGCTTCATCATCGCGCTGATGGGCAGCTGGTGCGGCTACAACAGCAAGGGCGGCGCGCAGGGCGTGGGCCAGGCGACGACGGCGGCGGTGGTGGCCTCCTCCATCCTCATCCTCGCGCTGGACTATGTGATCACCGAGGCGTTCTTCTCGCGATGAGCACCTCCACCACCCCCAAGATCCGGCTGCGCGGGCTGCAGAAATCCTTCGGGCCGAAGCGCGTGCTGGATGGCGTGGACCTCGATGTCCGCGCGGGCCATTCCATGGTGCTGCTGGGCGGTTCGGGCTCCGGCAAGTCGGTCACCATCAAGTGCATCCTCGGCCTCGTCACGCCCGATGAGGGGCTGATCGAGGTGGACGGGCAGGACATCTCGAAGCTCTCGCGGCGGGACCGGACGGCGCTGCGGGACCGCATCGGCATGCTGTTCCAGAATGGCGCGCTGTTCGACAGCCTGCCGGTCTGGGAGAATGTCTGCTTCAAGCTGCTGGCGCAGAAGCGCATCACCCGTGCGGCCGCGCGCGACAAGGCGGCCGAGGTGCTGGCCCAGGTGGGCCTTGCCGCCAGCGTGGGCGACCTCTCGCCGGCCGAGCTTTCGGGCGGCATGCAGAAGCGCGTGGCGCTGGCCCGCGCGGTGGCCTCGGCCCCCGACATCATCTTCTTCGACGAGCCCACCACCGGCCTCGATCCCATCATGGGCGCGGTGATTGACGGCCTGATCGTGGATTGCGTGGAGCGGCTGGGCGCCACCGCCTTCTCCATCACGCATGACATGGCGAGCGCGCGCCGCATCGGCGATGACGCGGCGATGATCCACAAGGGAAGGATCGTCTGGACCGGCAGCGCCGAGAAGCTTGGCGAGACGGGCAATGCCATGGTGGACCAGTTCGCGCGCGGCGAGCGCGAGGGGCCGATCCAGATGGAATTGCGCAAGTAGGGCTACCGCCTCAGGAGGCGCGCGCCGCCTCGATGATCTCGCGGAAGAGGCGGGCCGGCAGGGTGCCGCCGCGCACGTCATCCATCCCCGTATTGTCGTCATTGCCGAGCCAGACGCCGATGACGAGCGGGCCCGAGGGCAGTTGCACGAAGCCCATGAACCAGGCATCGCGATAGTCCTGCGTCGTGCCGGTCTTGCCGCCGGTGACCAGGCCCGGCATGGCGGCGGCGCGGCCGGTGCCGTTGCGGACCACGCTCACCATCATGTTCCGCATGCGCTCGGCGGCCTCGGCGCTGATGACCTGGGCGGGCTCGGTGCGGGGCACGGGAAGCGCGCGGCCCTCCGCCTCGACGCGCTGCATGCCGTAGGGGGTGATGCGCCGCCCGCCATTGACCATCGCGGCATAGCCGGCGGCGAGGTCGATCAGCTTCACCTCGCCCGTGCCGAGCGCGATGGAGGCATCGCGCGGGAAGCGGCCATTCACGCCGAGGCGCATGGCGACATCGGCCACCCCGCGCGGCCCGCCGCCCATCTGCATGACGCGCACGGCCGAGGTGTTGACCGAATGGGCGAAGGCCTCATCCAGCGTGATCGAGCCGCGCGTGCGCCAATGTCCGTTGGACGGCGACCAGCGGCCCATCTGCAGCGGCCCGTCGCTCACCTGGTCGAAGGGGGATGCGCCGTGCTCCAGCGCCGCCAGATAGACCATCGCCTTGAAGGTGGAGCCCGGCTGGCGGCGCGCATCGGTCGCGCGGTTGAAGGGGCTGCGGCGGAAGTCGCGCCCGCCCGCCATGGCGCGCACCGCGCCCGTATTGGCATCGAGCACGACAACGGCGCCCTGCCCCACCCGCGCCTCGCGCCCCGCCTGGTCGAGCAGCGCGGCCAGGCGGGATTCCACCGCATTCTGCCAGCGCGGATCAAGCGTGGTGCGGATGACGAGGTCGGCGCTGCCGGGGAAGGCGCTGGGGATGTCCTCGAAGATCCAGTCGGCGAACCAGCCGCCGTTGCGCGAGGGGCGCGGCGGGATGGTCATCTCCTGCACGGCGCGCTCCATCTGCTCCGCCGTGATGGCGCCGGTGGCGACCATGGCGGCCAGCACGTCCCGCGCGCGGGCCATGGCGCCGTCGGGGTTGGCGCGCGGGCTGTAGCGCGAGGGCGCCTGCGGCAGGCCGGCCAGGATGGCGGCCTGGGGCAGCGTGAGCCGCCGCGCCGAGACGCCGAAATAGAGCCGCGCGGCCGCATCCACCCCATAGGCGCCGCCGCCGAGATAGACGCGGTTCAGGTAGATCTCGAGCAGCTGGTCCTTCGTGAAGCGGTTCTCGAGCCAGAGTGCCATCAGCGCTTCCTGCACCTTGCGCCGCGTGCTGCGGGCCGGGCTGAGGAAGAGATTCTTGGCCAGCTGCTGGGTGAGCGTGGAGCCGCCCTGCACCACCTCGCCCGCGTTCCAATTGGCATAGGCGGCACGGGCCAGGCCGATCACGTCCAGGCCGAAATGCTGGTGGAAGCGGCGATCCTCGATGGCGAGCAGGGCGGCGGGCAGGTGCGGCGGCAGGTCGCGCAGGCGCAGCGTCTCGCCATAGAGATCGCCCTGGGTGCCGAGCAGCCCGCCCTCGGCCGTCTGCAGGGTGACGCTGGGGCGGCGCTGATGCGTCAGCGCCGTATCGGCGCGGGGCATGTCATGCGTGAACCAGATCAGCAGCGCGCCGGCCGCGAGCAGGCCCCAGATGAGCAGGATGATGGCCGCCCGGAGCAGCATCCCGCCCAGGCTGCGGCGGCGCTTCGACGGCGCGGCGGCGCGCCCGCTGGATTTTGGCCCGCTCGGGGGGGACCGTGGTTCGACCCGGGGGGAGGGCCGGCTGGCAGGGGCCGGGGTTCGCAGCCTTGCGGCCGCCACTCTCGGCATGGCGAGGCTTTAGCATGGCGGGCGGGCCGGTGCATCAGGGAGTTTGGGGCGGGCCCTCCCCGCTTGACCCGCGCCCCCCGTCCCGCCATCTCCATCCCGTCGCAGCGTCCGGAGCATCCGGCCGCACAGCGGCCGGCGCGCCGCGCCCGCCCTCCCCGCCCGCCGCACCCCATGCGGCGCGAAGGCAAGGCGGCGGAGCCGCCGCCCGCCGTCTGAGGGCAGATAAAGATGAACTGGATTTCCGAGTGGGCGCTGCCCAAGATCAAGACGCTCTTCGGCACCTCGCGCGAGATGCCGGACAATCTCTGGCACCAGTGCCCGAGCTGCCAGAAGATGATCTTCCAGACGGACCTGGAGAAGAACCTCCGCGTCTGCACCCATTGCGGCCACCACATGCGCCTCTCGGCCAAGCAGCGGCTCGACGCCACGCTGGATGAGGGCTGGCAGAAGATCGAGCTGCCCAAGGCGCCGGCCGATCCGCTGCGCTTCCGCGACCAGCGCCGCTATTCCGAACGCCTGCGCGATGCCCAGACCAAGTCCGGCATGGATGACGCGGTGGTGGTGGGCCATGGGCAGATCGAGGGCCAGCGCGCCGTCGTCGCCGTCTTCGAATTCGCCTTCATGGGCGGCTCCATGGGCGCCGGCGTGGGCGAGGCCATCGTCACCGCCGCGCGGCTGGCCGTGCTGCAGGATGCGCCGCTGATCGTCTTCGCCAGCTCCGGCGGCGCACGCATGCAGGAGGGCGCCGTCAGCCTCATGCAGATGCCGCGCACCGTGATCGCAACGCAGATGGTGAAGGATGCGGGCCTGCCCTTCATCGTCGTGCTGTGCGACCCGACGACGGGCGGCGTCACCGCCAGCTTCGCCATGCTGGGCGACATCCAGATCGCCGAGCCGGGTGCCCTCATCGGCTTCGCCGGGGCGCGCGTGATCGAGCAGACGGTGCGCGAGAAGCTGCCCGAGGGCTTCCAGCGCGCCGAATACCTGCTGGAGCACGGCATCCTCGACATGGTGGTGAAGCGCGCCGAGATGCGCGAGACGCTGGCGCGCGTCATCCGCCTGCTGCGCGCCGCCGAGGAAGCGCCGGCCGCCGCATGACCGGCGCAACAGCGGGCCGTTCGGAGGCCATCATCGAGCGGATGCACGCGCTGCATCCGAAGCTGATCGATTTGAGCCTGGGGCGTCTCGAAGCCCTGCTCGGCAAACTCGGCCATCCGGAGCGGCGGCTGCCGCCCGTGGTGCATGTGGCCGGCACCAACGGCAAGGGCAGCACCTGCGCCTTCCTGCGCGCCATCGGCGAGGCGGCCGGGCAGCGCGTGCATGTCTACACCTCGCCGCACCTGGTCCGCTTCCATGAGCGCATCCGCCTCGCCGGCGAACTGGTCGGCGAGGAGGCGCTGAGCGACGCGCTCGAGGAGGTGGAGCGGGTGAATGGCGAGACGCCGATCACCGTCTTCGAGATCACCACCGCCGTCGCCTTGCTGCTGTTCAGCCGCGTCCCGGCCGACCTGCTGGTGCTGGAGGTGGGGCTCGGCGGGCGCTTCGACGCGACCAATGTCATCGCCGCCCCGGCGGCCACGGCGATCGCCAGCATCTCCATGGACCACATGGATTTCCTGGGCGACACGATCGGCAAGATCGCCTTCGAGAAGGCCGGAATCATCAAGCCCGGCGTGCCCTGCGCCACCGGGCGGCAGCAGGATGAGGCGCTCTCGGTCATCGCCGCCCGCGCGGCCGAACTGGGCGCGCCGCTGCTGGCGCGGGATGCGGCCTGGCGGATGGAGCGCGAGGGCACGGGGCATCGCTTCACCGATGGCCAGGGCACGATCCTCCTGCCCGAGCTCGGGCTGCGCGGCGCGCACCAGCCGGACAATGCCGGCATCGCCATCGCCGCGCTCCGTGCCTGGAAACCGGCCTGGCTGAGCGAGGACGCCATCATCCGCGGCGCGGCGGCGGCCGAATGGCCGGCACGCATGCAGCGGCTGCGCGGGCGCCTCGCCCCGCCCGCCCCCTGGGAGCTCTGGCTGGATGGCGGGCACAATGCCGGCGCCGGCCAGGCCCTGGCGGCGACGCTCACGGAATTCCGGGATCGCCCGCTGCACCTCGTCATCGGCATGAAGCAGGGCAAGACGGCGGCGGGCTTCATGGCGCCCATCCTGCCGCTCGCCAGCAGCGTCACGGCCGTGGCCGAGCCCGGGCAGCACCTGGCGATGACGGTGGACGACATCGTCGCGGCGAGCGGCGGCGTGGCCAAGCCGGGGCCGGATGTGCGGGCGGCGCTCACGCGGATCCTGGCGGAGGAAGCGCCGGGGCGCGTGCTGATCTGCGGCAGCCTCTACCTCGCGGGTGAGGTGCTGAAGCTGGACGCCGCCGCTACTTGATCTCTTCGTCCGGCAGGACGCCAAAGATCTCGCCGCGCTTGATGAAGCCGCGGCGATCCTGCACCTGCACCTCGCACCAGTCGCTGCCGGCCTCGCAGCCGCGGATGCGGCCGATCACGCCGGGCTTGAGGCGGGCGACGGGGGCGGCGGAATCCTCGGCGCGGCGGCGCAGCGGGATCTCGGCGCTGGGCTCGCCACGCACGATGAAGGTGCGGCGCCCGGGCTGGAGGTTGGAGGCGGCGAGCCAGCCTTCCGCCCCATCGGGGTCGCGGATGCGGCGCCACTGGTCATGCTCGCGGATGATCTGCACGGGCAGGTCGGCCCGCTGGTAGCGCCATTCGACCGGGAAGCGGCGGTCGGGGCCGACGCGCAGGTTCACGTCATTGGAACGCAGCGCCGCGAAGCGCGGCATGGGCAGGCCGGTGACGCTGCCGATGGGCGGAATGGGCTCGGGCGGCGGCGGGGCGGCGGGCTGCGGGGGGGCCGCGGCGGCGGCTCCGGCGGCGGCGGCGGCCGCGGCAGCCGCTGCCGCGGCGGCGCGGCGCTGCTGGGCCTGCTGACGCTGCTGGGCGGCGGTGGGCGGCTGGCGCTGCGCGGTGTTGGGCCGGGCAGCCGTTCCGCCCTGGGCGGGGCGGGCCTGGGGCGGGCGGGCCGACTGGCCCTGCGCCGGGCGCTGCGCCTGACCCTGGGCCGGGCGCGCGGCGGGGCGCGGCGTGGTGCCGCTGGCCGAGGATGTGGAGGATGCGGCGGGTGCCGTGGCCGGGCGCGGCGGCGGCACGCTGCCCTGCCCGCCCAGGCTCGATTGCGCGGCCGCCCCGCCCGCGAGGGCGAGGACGCAAAACGCAGCGAGGGTGAGGCGAGCATGCATCGCCCCTCTGGATGCCAAGCCCCGCCGCGCCGGGTCAAGCGTCACAGGGAAATCACCTGCCCGCCGCCGACAGCGCCGAGGAAGGTGACGATGCCGGCCAGCTCCGTGCCCGGGGCCAATTCCTCGCCTTCCAGCCCCTCGGCCTTCAGCCCCGCCTCGCAGGCGATGCGGCGGATCTCCAGCGCACGGGCGGCCTCCATCAGGGTCGTGATGGTGGCGACGCCGGCGCGGGCCAGCTCGGCCTCGCGCGGGTCATGTTCAAGCGGGGCGGCCTTGAGCAGCAGCCGGCAGCCGCCATTCGTGGCGAAGAGCGTGACCGGCCGGCCGAGCGCGGCGGCGGCGGTGGCCAGCATCAGCGCGTAATGCGCCCGCTCATGCCCGCCCGAGATGAGCAGCAGGCCGAGCGCGTTCATGGCCCATGCGCCGAGAGGTCATGGATGGAGGCGTGCTCGCCACAGAGCGCGCAGGCGGGGTCGCGCCGCAGCTTCACGGTGCGGAAGCGCGCATCCAGCGCGTCCCAGAGCAGCAGGCGGCCGGACATGTCCTCGCCAATTCCGAGAATGACCTTGAGAACCTCGGTCGCCTGGAGCGTGCCCATCACGCCGACGACGGCGCCGAGCACGCCCGCCTGGGAGCAGGTGGGGACCAGCCCCTCGGGCGGCATTTCGGGGTTGAGGCAACGGTGGCAGGGGTGGGGGGCGCCCTCATGCGCGCGGAAGACGGAAAGCTGGCCCTCGAAGCGCAGCACGGCGGCGCTGACCAGGGGCTTGCCCAGCAGGTGGCAGGCATCGCCCAGCAGGAAGCGCGTCGGGAAATTGTCGGTGCCGTCGCAGATCACGTCGTATTGAGGGATCAGTTCCTCGGCCGCCGCGCGGTCCATGCGGCGGGTGTGGAGTTCAAGCCGGACTTCGGGGTTCAGGCCGCGCAGCGCCTCGGCGGCGCTGTCAGTCTTGTGCTGGCCGATCCGCGCCGTGCTGTGCGCCACCTGGCGCTGGAGGTTCGACAGCTCCAGGTGGTCGTGATCCACGAGGCCGATGGTGCCCACGCCGGCGGCCGCCAGATAGAGCGCGAGTGGCGAGCCAAGGCCGCCCGCGCCCACCACCAGCACGCGCGCCTGGCGCAGCCGCGCCTGGCCGATCGCGCCCACTTCCTTCAGCAGGATGTGGCGGGAGTAGCGGTGCAGCTCGTCTTCGGTGAAATCGAGATCCATGGGCGGCATATGGGGTGGCGGGGGCCGGAAGGGGAAGCCCCGGCCCTTCCCTAGAGCAGCGCCTCGATCTCGCGCTTCAGCGCCTCGGGCTTGGTGGTGGGGGCGTGCCGGGAGACGACGTTGCCCTGCTTGTCCACCAGGAACTTGGTGAAGTTCCACTTGATGCCGTCGCCCAGGATCCCGCCCTTCTGCTTCTTCAGGAAGCTGTAGAGCGGGTGCGCCTCGGCCCCGTTCACCGCGATCTTGGAGAAGATGGGGAAGGTCACGCGGTAGCTGGTGTCGCAGAAGCTCGCGATCTCGGCATCGGTGCCCGGCTCCTGCGCGCCGAACTGGTTGCAGGGGAAGGCCAGCACCTCGAAGCCGCGGGGACCGTATTCCTCCTGCAGCGCCTGGAGGCCCTTGTATTGCGGGGTGAAGCCGCATTTGGAGGCAACGTTGACGATGAGCAGGGCGCGGCCGGCATAGGCAGACAGGCTCTGCTCGGTGCCATTGCCGAGCTTGGCGGTGAAGTCATGGACCGTCGTCACGGAATTCTCCCTCGGTCAGCCGTGGCCCAGCTGCTGCTCCACCAGTCGGGCGAAGCAGCTGGCGCCGATCGGCAGCAGCGCGTCGTTGAAATCATATCGGCCGTGATGCACCGGCACATTGCCGTGCTCGGGCGTCATCTGGCCCAGGAGCATGAAGGCGCCAGGGGCCTTCTCGAGATAATAGGCGAAATCCTCGCCGGCCGTCAGGGAGGGCAGGTTGGTCATGATGAGATCCTCCCCCACCACGTCCCGCGCCGCGGCCTCGAAGGCGGAGGCCTCCTCCACCGTGTTGATGGTGGGCGGGTAGGAGCGGCGGTAGTCGAGGCTGACCTCCACGCCATGGGCGGCGGCGATGCCGTGCACGGTCTGGTGGAACAGCTCATCCATCGCGCGGCGGGTGGCGGGCTTCAGCGTGCGGATGGTGCCGCGCATCAGCACCGTCTCGGGGATCACGATCTGCGAGGTGCCGGCCTGGAACTGGCCGATGGAGAGCACCACCGTCTCATGCGGGTCCATGCGGCGGCTGACCAGGTTCTGGAGCGCCGTGTAGATCTGAACGGCGCAGGGCAGCGGATCGAGGCCGCGATGCGGCTGGGCCGCGTGGCAGCTGCGGCCGGTCAGCGTGAGGTCGAAGTAGTCCACGGCCGCCAGCACCGTGCCGGGGCGGATGGCGGCGGTGCCGAGCGGCAGGTCATAGGCGTTGTGGATGCCATAGACCTGGTCGCAGGGGTATTTCTCGAAGAGGCCGTCGCGCAGCATCTCCGCCGCGCCGGTGAGCCCTTCTTCCGCCGGCTGGAAGATCAGGTGGACGGTGCCGGAGAAATTGCGCGTCTCGGCAAGGTAGCGGGCGGCGCCCAGCAGCATGGTGGTGTGGCCATCATGGCCGCAGGCGTGCATCCGGTTGGGGATGGTGCTGCGATGGGCGAATTCGTTCAGCTCCGGCATGGGCAGCGCGTCCATGTCGGCGCGCAGGCCGAGCGTGCGGTTGCCCGGCCGCTTGCCGCGGATGACGCCGACCACGCCCGTGCGGCCCAGGCCGCGCTCCACCTCGATGCCCCAGGATTCCAGCTTCTCCGCCACGATCCCGCTGGTGCGGACCTCCTCGAAGCCGATCTCCGGATGCGCGTGGAAGTCGCGCCGCCATTCCGTCATCTCGGCGTGGAATTCGGCGATGCGGGGGATGGGCTGCATGGCAGGGTTCCTCAGGCGAAGCGGAAGGCGCCGTTGCTGACGACGACCACGTCGCGCTCGACGACGCGGGCGCGGAAGGCGGCACCGCCGGGACGATGCCAGATTTCCGTGCGGATCGTCTCACCCGGATAGACGGGCGAGGAGAAGCGCAGATCCATCGTGCCGAAGCGCGTGGTGTCGTAGTCGCAGAGGCCCTTCATCAGCGCGTGGCACACGACGCCGAAGGTGCAGAGCCCGTGCAGGATGGGGCGCGGGAAGCCAGCCTTGGTGGCGACTTCGGGGTCGATGTGCAGCGGGTTGTGGTCGCCGTTCAGGCGGTAATACGCCGCCTGCTCGGGGCGCGTGGGCAGGTCGAGAACGAGGTCCGGCATGCCCTCGGCCTCGGGGTGGGGGGGCTTCACCGGGCCCGAGGGGCCGCCAAAGCCGCCATCGCCGCGGGCGAAGGTGGTCATCGCCACCGTGGCGAGCTTCTCGCCGCTCGCGGCGTCACGGATCACGCGCTCGGAATAGATCAGCGCGCCCTTGCCGGCGCCGCGATCCACGAGGCCGGTGACGCGGGAGGTGCCGATGACCTCGCCGCTCACGGGCAGCGGGCGGTGCAGCGTCAGTGACTGCTCGCCATGCACCACGCGCACCCAGTCCACGCCGGTATCCGGCGCCTTGATCCAGAAGCCGGGATAGCCGAGCACCACCGCCATGGAGGGCATGGCGACCAGGCCGGGCTCATAGGTGAAGGGAAGCTGGCGCAGGTCCATCGGGTCCTGACCCAGGCCGATGGAGAGGTTGTAGAGCGCCACATCCTGCCAGCGCAGGCTCTGGCGGATTTCCGGGATGGGATAGGCGAGGAGCTTCTCCGCGACGATCATTCGCCGATCTCCAGCACCGCATCGGCGGCGAAGGCGCCCTCGCCCTCCGGCAGGACGAGCAGCGGGTTGATGTCCACCGAGAGCAGGCGCGGGCCTGCCGCGACGGCGAAGGTGGAGAGGTTGGCCAGCGCCTGGGCCAGGGCCTTCACATCGGCCTTGCGGCGACCGCGCACGCCATCGAGCAGCGGGAAGCCCTTGAGGCTGCGGATCATCGCCTCGGCCTCCGCCACGCCAAAGGGGCAACGGCGGAAGCTTACATCCTTCAGCACCTCGATGAAGATGCCGCCCAGGCCGACCATGGCGACGGGGCCGAAGACCGGATCGCGCAGCAGGCCGAGCGCCATCTCAACCGCGCCCTTGATCTGCTTGGCCACCAGCACGCCCTCGATGCGCGCGCCGGGCGCGCGTTCGGCGGCGCGGGCGAGCAGCGTGGCGAAGCCTTCGCGCACCGCGGCCTCGCTGGCGATATCGAGCAGCACGCCGCCGATCTCGCTCTTGTGCAGGATGTCGGGGCTCAGGATCTTCATCACGACCGGGAAGCCGAATTCCCGCGCGGCGGCGACGGCCGCCTCCACATCGGCACAGGCGCGCTCGGGCACGGCGGGGATGCCGGCGGCGGCCAGGATGCGCTTGCCCTCGGCCTCGGTCGGCGTGGTGGCGGGCAGGCTCACTTGCGGCAGGGCGGGTGCGGGGGGCGTGGCGCGGGCGAAGGCCTCGCCGAAGCGGCCCATGGCGTGCAGGGCGACGACGGCGCGCGTCGGGTCCTCGAAGATGAGGAAGCCGTCCTTCTCATATTCGCGGATCATGTCGCGCGGCGCGATGATGGAGAGCGCCCAGAGACGGTCCTGGTGCTGGTCGGCCACCGCCTTCATCTGCGCGCGCAGCTTGGGCGCGACCGACTTGGAAGCCCCCACCTGGGTGAAGAAGCCGAGGCAGGAGGTATAGCCGCCATCCACCACCATCGCCGTCGCGAATTCGCCGATCAGCTCCGTCTGGTTGATGGCCTGGGCGGTGCAATCCACCGGGTTGCGCGGCGCGCAGAAGGGCACGAAGCCGCGCAGGCGCTCCTGCGCCGGCTGCGGCATCTCGGGCATCTCGAAGCCGATGGATTCCGCGACGTCCGAGATCAGCACGCCCGCGCCGCCCGAGACCGTCACCACGCCCAGCGTGTTGCGCACGGGGTAGATGCGCTTGGTCGCCGCATAGGCGATGTCGAGCAGCTCTTCGGTGTTGCGGGCGCGCACCACGCCGAATTCCTGCAGCACGGCATCGGTCACGGCGTCATCGCCCGCGATGCTGGCGGTGTGCGACTGCGCGGCGGCCTGGCCGAGCGCGCTGCGGCCCACCTTCATCATCACGATGGGCTTGCGGTTGCGGCGCGCGAGGTCGAGTGCGGCCAGGAAGTTCTTGCCCTCGCGAATCCCCTCAGCATAAGCGCAGATCACGTCCACATCGGGGCTTTGCGCCATCCAGCCC
This region of Sediminicoccus rosea genomic DNA includes:
- a CDS encoding acetate--CoA ligase family protein yields the protein MDFSSLDPVVNPRSIAIIGASDEPVRIGGRPISYMLQRGFQGAIYPVNPKRPTVQGLKSYADVNSLPETPDVAIVAVPSQAALQAVEDLGARGCKGAIVFTAGFAEMDAGGAAAQDVMVASARKHGMRLMGPNCLGLFNSAINFYATFSASFESGWPLPGRIGIASQSGAYGTHLYSIARDREIGTQICITTGNEAEVTLSDVLGWMAQSPDVDVICAYAEGIREGKNFLAALDLARRNRKPIVMMKVGRSALGQAAAQSHTASIAGDDAVTDAVLQEFGVVRARNTEELLDIAYAATKRIYPVRNTLGVVTVSGGAGVLISDVAESIGFEMPEMPQPAQERLRGFVPFCAPRNPVDCTAQAINQTELIGEFATAMVVDGGYTSCLGFFTQVGASKSVAPKLRAQMKAVADQHQDRLWALSIIAPRDMIREYEKDGFLIFEDPTRAVVALHAMGRFGEAFARATPPAPALPQVSLPATTPTEAEGKRILAAAGIPAVPERACADVEAAVAAAREFGFPVVMKILSPDILHKSEIGGVLLDIASEAAVREGFATLLARAAERAPGARIEGVLVAKQIKGAVEMALGLLRDPVFGPVAMVGLGGIFIEVLKDVSFRRCPFGVAEAEAMIRSLKGFPLLDGVRGRRKADVKALAQALANLSTFAVAAGPRLLSVDINPLLVLPEGEGAFAADAVLEIGE